In Acidobacteriota bacterium, one genomic interval encodes:
- the lon gene encoding endopeptidase La, producing the protein MADADEPLGIEERSVGEVPVVVPDELPVLPLRDTVLFPQSFMPLAVARESSVRLIEEATGTGKLIAVFTQREAAVEEPDQDDLYLVGTLTHIHKMFKLPDGSLRLIVQGLARIRMKRLVALKPYLRAEVVEAHERLEEEDRLEVDALQRNIKTNFQQVVSLSSLLSDDLQTLAANITDPARLADFIASSLPTLSTQAKQEVLETVDVRARMDLLNRVLIKELEVLELGSKIQSQVQSEVGKNQREYFLREQLKAIQRELGEGDDQAKEIEELRQKIEAVGLPELVKKEALRELDRLSKMPVAAAEYTVSRTYLDWIVALPWNRRTEEHIDLKRTKQILDADHSDLEKAKDRILEFLAVRKLNPELKGPILCFVGPPGVGKTSLARSIASAIDRKFVRVSLGGMRDEAEIRGHRRTYIGALPGQVIQGLRRAESKNPVFILDEIDKLGSDFRGDPASALLEVLDPEQNNTFRDHYLDVTFDLSEVMFITTANVLDTIPAALRDRMEVLELPGYTEDEKLNIAREHLVGKQVKNHGLTPEQIALTDAGLSAVIRGYTREAGVRNLEREIGALCRKVARRRAEGDEQTVTITPEVVMEMLGAPRFLDEELEERTKDPGVAIGLAWTPAGGEVLFIEASRMPGQSALTLTGQLGDVMKESARTALSWFRAHAKEFGADPAFFKDAEVHLHVPSGAIPKDGPSAGVTMVTALASELTGRPVRGDIAMTGEITLSGRVLPIGGVKEKVLAARRHGIREIILPRQNEKNVKEDLSEELRGELTIHLVSHIEEVLKLALTPGAVGRPSAAAASGGARPTVN; encoded by the coding sequence ATGGCTGACGCAGACGAGCCCCTTGGCATCGAGGAACGCTCGGTCGGGGAAGTCCCGGTCGTCGTGCCAGACGAGCTCCCGGTGCTGCCCCTGCGCGACACGGTGCTCTTCCCGCAGTCGTTCATGCCGCTGGCCGTGGCGCGGGAAAGCTCGGTGCGTCTCATCGAGGAGGCGACCGGCACCGGGAAACTCATCGCCGTCTTCACGCAGCGCGAAGCCGCCGTCGAAGAGCCGGACCAGGACGATCTGTACCTGGTCGGCACCCTGACCCACATTCACAAGATGTTCAAACTGCCCGACGGCAGCCTGCGGCTGATCGTCCAGGGGCTGGCGCGCATCCGCATGAAGCGGCTCGTCGCGCTGAAGCCCTACCTGCGGGCGGAGGTGGTCGAAGCGCACGAGCGGCTCGAGGAGGAAGACCGCCTCGAGGTGGATGCGTTGCAGCGGAACATCAAGACCAACTTCCAGCAGGTGGTATCGCTGTCCTCGCTGCTGTCGGACGACCTGCAGACGCTCGCGGCGAACATCACGGACCCGGCACGCCTCGCCGACTTCATCGCGTCGAGCCTGCCCACGCTGTCCACGCAGGCCAAGCAGGAGGTGCTCGAGACCGTCGACGTGCGCGCGCGGATGGACCTGCTCAATCGCGTGCTCATCAAGGAGCTGGAGGTCCTCGAGCTCGGATCGAAGATCCAGTCGCAGGTCCAGTCCGAGGTCGGCAAGAACCAGCGCGAGTATTTCCTCCGCGAGCAGTTGAAGGCGATTCAGCGGGAGCTGGGCGAGGGTGACGACCAGGCGAAGGAGATCGAGGAGCTGCGACAGAAGATCGAGGCGGTCGGCCTGCCGGAGCTGGTGAAGAAGGAGGCGCTGCGCGAGCTGGATCGGCTGTCGAAGATGCCGGTGGCGGCCGCGGAGTACACGGTCTCGCGCACGTATCTTGACTGGATCGTCGCGCTCCCGTGGAACAGGCGCACCGAGGAGCACATCGATCTCAAGCGGACGAAGCAGATTCTCGACGCGGACCACTCCGACCTGGAGAAGGCCAAGGACCGGATCCTCGAGTTCCTCGCCGTGCGCAAGCTGAACCCCGAGCTGAAGGGGCCGATTCTCTGCTTCGTCGGGCCGCCCGGCGTCGGAAAGACGTCGCTCGCGCGGTCGATCGCGTCGGCCATCGATCGCAAGTTCGTGCGCGTGTCGCTCGGCGGCATGCGGGACGAGGCGGAGATCCGCGGGCACCGCCGGACCTATATCGGGGCGCTGCCCGGGCAGGTCATCCAGGGGCTGCGGCGCGCCGAGTCGAAGAACCCGGTGTTCATCCTGGACGAAATCGACAAGCTCGGGAGCGACTTCCGGGGCGATCCCGCGTCGGCGTTGCTCGAAGTGCTCGACCCGGAGCAGAACAATACGTTCCGCGATCATTATCTGGACGTGACATTCGATCTGTCCGAGGTGATGTTCATCACGACGGCGAACGTGCTCGACACGATCCCGGCGGCGCTGCGCGACCGCATGGAGGTGCTGGAGCTGCCGGGCTACACCGAGGACGAGAAGCTGAATATCGCGCGCGAGCACCTCGTCGGCAAGCAGGTGAAGAACCACGGGCTGACGCCGGAGCAGATCGCGTTGACCGACGCCGGGCTGAGCGCCGTGATTCGGGGCTATACGCGCGAGGCGGGCGTCAGGAATCTCGAGCGCGAGATCGGCGCGCTCTGCCGCAAGGTGGCGCGCCGCCGCGCCGAAGGGGACGAGCAGACGGTGACCATCACGCCGGAAGTCGTGATGGAGATGCTCGGCGCGCCGCGCTTCCTCGACGAAGAGCTCGAGGAGCGCACGAAGGATCCCGGCGTGGCCATTGGCCTTGCGTGGACGCCGGCCGGGGGCGAGGTGCTCTTCATCGAGGCGTCGCGGATGCCCGGCCAGAGCGCGCTCACCCTGACCGGCCAGCTTGGCGACGTCATGAAGGAATCGGCGCGCACGGCGCTGTCCTGGTTCCGTGCGCACGCGAAGGAATTCGGCGCCGACCCGGCGTTCTTCAAAGACGCCGAGGTCCACCTGCACGTGCCGTCGGGCGCCATCCCGAAGGACGGCCCGTCGGCCGGCGTCACCATGGTGACCGCGCTCGCCTCGGAGCTCACCGGCCGTCCGGTCCGCGGCGACATCGCGATGACGGGCGAGATCACGCTTTCGGGGCGCGTGCTGCCGATCGGCGGCGTGAAGGAGAAGGTGCTGGCCGCGCGCCGCCACGGCATCCGCGAGATCATCCTGCCGCGGCAGAACGAGAAGAACGTCAAGGAAGACCTCAGCGAGGAACTGCGCGGCGAGCTGACGATCCATCTCGTGTCGCACATCGAGGAAGTGTTGAAGCTGGCGCTGACCCCCGGCGCCGTCGGGCGTCCGTCCGCGGCCGCCGCTTCCGGCGGGGCCCGCCCGACAGTAAACTGA
- a CDS encoding 50S ribosomal protein L28, with amino-acid sequence MAKRCEICGKGPAVGRNISHAHNVTPRRFEPNLQRVRALINGGIRRIRVCTRCLRSNKVVKAA; translated from the coding sequence ATGGCCAAGCGTTGTGAAATCTGCGGGAAGGGCCCGGCGGTGGGCCGCAATATCAGCCACGCCCACAATGTGACGCCGCGCCGGTTCGAGCCGAATCTGCAGCGGGTCCGGGCACTCATCAACGGGGGTATCCGCCGCATCCGCGTGTGCACCCGCTGCCTGCGCTCGAACAAAGTCGTCAAGGCCGCCTAG
- a CDS encoding TraR/DksA family transcriptional regulator produces the protein MSVQDRNQNMNPERYAELRRILEERRREMVSEVKDKIRDVRAEGAGTPVNGVLDAAESSDADIQEDIELALIQMKAETLNKIGEALARLESGTFGFCTECGAEISERRLRALPFALRCKDCEEAREIAEQRERQAASRRPSSLFFDMSS, from the coding sequence ATGAGCGTTCAGGATCGTAACCAGAACATGAATCCGGAGCGATACGCCGAGCTGCGGCGCATCCTCGAGGAACGGCGTCGCGAGATGGTCAGCGAGGTCAAGGATAAGATCCGCGACGTTCGTGCCGAGGGGGCGGGCACGCCCGTCAACGGTGTGCTCGACGCCGCGGAAAGTTCCGATGCGGATATCCAGGAAGACATCGAGCTGGCCCTCATCCAGATGAAGGCGGAGACGCTCAACAAGATCGGCGAAGCGCTCGCACGGCTCGAGTCCGGGACGTTTGGTTTCTGCACGGAGTGCGGCGCGGAGATCTCGGAGCGCCGGCTGCGCGCGCTGCCGTTCGCGCTGCGCTGCAAGGACTGCGAGGAAGCGCGGGAGATTGCCGAGCAGCGCGAGCGCCAGGCCGCGTCGCGCCGCCCCTCGTCGCTCTTCTTCGACATGTCGAGCTGA